A stretch of the Methanomassiliicoccales archaeon genome encodes the following:
- a CDS encoding ABC transporter ATP-binding protein → MVKAIEVRDLTRLFGGKKSTPSVALDHLDLEVEGGELFGLLGPNGAGKTTLIKILSTLLLPSSGSAKVLGYDVVKEAAKIRPRINMVSGGETSGYGLLTVRENLWMFSQFYGIPGKEAKETIDDLLAKFDLLDKGDAKVRTISTGQRQKMNVVRGFVTDPDLLYLDEPTLGLDVNASLIIREHLRSWVKGDKGKTLLLTTHYMIEADELCDRVAIINDGRILACDSPRNLKKLISKNTTFSIETTPLSDASGLSRVRGVTGYSAETAGEHTVLKLVTEDESSISDIISYLTQRNARIISLSKNEPTLEDVFIQMVGRGLE, encoded by the coding sequence ATGGTCAAGGCGATCGAGGTCCGGGACCTCACTAGGCTTTTCGGTGGAAAGAAGTCGACACCCAGCGTAGCCCTTGACCATCTGGACCTCGAGGTCGAGGGAGGAGAGCTTTTTGGCCTTCTCGGGCCCAATGGCGCCGGCAAGACCACCCTCATCAAGATACTGTCCACCTTGTTGCTCCCATCATCTGGATCAGCAAAAGTGCTGGGATACGATGTGGTCAAGGAAGCGGCCAAGATCCGTCCCCGGATCAACATGGTCTCCGGAGGCGAGACATCCGGCTACGGGCTCCTCACAGTCAGGGAGAACCTCTGGATGTTCTCGCAGTTCTATGGCATCCCGGGGAAGGAGGCCAAGGAGACGATCGACGACCTCCTGGCCAAGTTCGACCTCCTGGACAAAGGCGATGCCAAGGTGCGAACCATCTCCACCGGCCAGCGGCAGAAGATGAACGTGGTCCGCGGTTTCGTCACCGACCCGGACCTGCTGTATCTGGACGAACCGACCCTCGGCCTGGACGTGAACGCCTCCCTCATCATCCGCGAACATCTTCGTTCCTGGGTCAAGGGAGACAAGGGCAAGACCCTGCTCCTTACCACCCATTACATGATCGAGGCGGACGAGCTATGCGACCGGGTGGCGATAATCAACGACGGAAGGATACTGGCCTGCGATTCGCCCCGTAACCTCAAGAAGCTTATCTCGAAGAACACCACGTTCAGCATCGAGACCACACCGTTGAGCGATGCGAGCGGTCTGTCCAGGGTCCGGGGCGTCACCGGATACTCGGCGGAGACCGCCGGCGAGCACACCGTGCTGAAACTGGTGACCGAGGATGAATCCTCCATCTCCGACATCATCTCATACCTCACCCAGCGCAACGCGAGGATAATCTCGCTCAGCAAGAACGAGCCGACGCTGGAGGATGTGTTCATACAGATGGTGGGGAGAGGGCTCGAATGA